Within Topomyia yanbarensis strain Yona2022 chromosome 2, ASM3024719v1, whole genome shotgun sequence, the genomic segment CCTCGCAAGTAAACTGGTGATATACTGGTTTGCCCGTTTTACCCAAAAttaggagttgactccttctttaAAAAATGAGCAGCTCTTTTAATCTGCATGTTTAATAAGTTCGCTAGCAAAGTGTTGATTTagtcgtttgcccggattacttaaacataagggttgattctTCTTTCAAATATGAGCAGTTATTTGAACCTATATACCAATTAACCCTTGGCATTGTCGCATAACTGagaccaaggatccgaagcggaaTCCGCCGGGTTCCGATGGTGCGTCGGCGGCCCCTCgcgagcaaacctgtgatccactcgtttgcccggattactcaaacataggggctatcaactagttcaagtccgacggagcggagcgatgtcggacagcaccgggtttaaagcgatgtggcgtagccacattaggcgtcaaCGACTAGTAACAGAAAATTCaacgtattttttaaattatgtcaaacgaacattatgccaaatgaccattatgccaaatgaccattatgccaaacgaccattatgccaaaggaccattatgccaaatgaccattatgccaaatgaacattatgccaaacgaacgtATGTGTCACCtactgttatgccaaatgaacattatgccaaaagaacttatgccaaatgaacttataccaaacgacgtgctcccatgaaattgagtggctggtaactcaaatttgagttgttatTAATGAGCCTGTGGAACCTTTACAGGACTTTGAGATGGTTGAATGACGCTTATTCATCATTTTTATCAAGGCGCGTTCCGACAAACCAGCATTTTGCATGTGGATGAACAAAATCCTTTCGCAATCGGTTTACGAAGTTCACTTACAACCTATCTCGAATATTTTCCAAGATATCGAACGTATTTTCATCTATAACTCTACTAGAGACAACAAGAGACAAGTTAAATCCATTGAGTTTTATAATGTTGTTATAGCACTTCTAATTACAATTAGAGCTGGCTGTCCGTTTTTGCCTGTTTAAAAGTTTTTACTTTTAAAACTTTCgataattttatcaaaaattacCCAATAACTTCGCCGATCTCTTTCGGAAAAACACGTATCTTGACAAGGCAAATAACTTTCTGGAACATGCTGAAACTTTATCTACGATAGTTAGGAAGCTATGTGAAAAAACGTTTTAAGGGGTTATTCGCAAACAACGGTCTATAATTTCGAGTGTACTGTAAATAAAGATTGttggtcttcagtaaagatgttcgttttctcgatccagatgAATTACACTAAAGTCGTGGATGCGAATCATATTTCAAACTGTTTAGTAAATGTTTGATAGAATCGATTTTCAGGacgatacttctgcaattccacctACGTtgattccactgtagaacagcaaccgaatcggtgacctcgctcGATGATTTAGCCATCGAAGAGGGCCATTTAGaagtcaactgcttcaacagTGTTTGCACTATaaggagaaaacgtatcagaagtaAGAGTATCAGAAGCTTAAAATTATGTCCACtttatcagaaaatttcatttcatactGCACTGAAAATTCATTTCATACAGAACTGAgcatctgtttgaaaaaaggggacacttagAATTTTTGATGTTACTGGAGCAGCTGGGTACTCCTTCTTGGAATTGAAAATATCAAATCCAGCAGTGACTTGTTTAGGCTTTAAGGCAGTACTACCAATGTTGTTATTACATGTAGTTGGCACAGTCACAGAGGAGGATACTTTTTACCTCTTGCAAGGCAGTTTCGGGGTGGACAGATTTCTACTCATCCTGGACGTTTCTGGTTTAACAAAAGAGGATCCCTCTTGTGGATGTGGAGATTCATTCTCAACACGAGCCAAAAGAGCAAGGGAATTTTTGGTGTGGACAGATGGCGAAACattcttaagcatttctgcaaaacaACGCTTATGTTTATACCCGCGCGGCTTGTATAGCCAGAACATGAAGGGAAATAATGCGGAGTCCCCCCGCAGAAAACAAACGTTTCGCAAGAATCATCCTCATGTTCTTCCCCATATTTACCACCCTGTTTCTTATTGCCATAATAGGTGACTGTGTGGCCTAACTGCTTGCAGTTAGTGCAGTTCATGAACCGCAGTATAACCAGGCGAACGGCTAGACGAAGCTTAGCCAGGAGGATATAGTTAGGAAGAGAAGACCCGGCGAAGGTCGCACGAAGCGAGTCTGATGGAGAATAAGTTGTAAAAGTCTGATTGTCTGATATATTcgctgaatacaattgcttgtatTTGAAGATCTTGCTGAAGTGAGAGGTCCTCGAAGCAGCCAACCTCGTACTTCAACATGTCTTTGCATTTCAAACCCGGTTCGGGGATGACCCCATTGATCTCTACGGCCTTACCAGGTACGGAGACACTATAGTCGTAAAACGTAAGTAATGTGGTTTGCCTGGTGGAGATCATTTATGGTAACCCGTACTTTGTTTGCACCCGTATTATATGGGCTACGGCCGAGTACTGCGCTATCAGGTCTcgagaaattttcaataaattgacTACTTTCTTCTCGTTCCGGAAATGCACCACACATGGCATAGACGCAATCGAGTGAAGATCATATTGTTTAATTCGGGTGTATTAGGTTACTCAAATGGGCCTTTTGGAACATCAACTTCCATGTTCATATCAGCGGATTCATCGCTCTCGGCCATTTAAACTCGAAGGTATCACGTTATGCAAACGAGAATGTGCGAGAGGTTGACAGAgccagaaaaaaatgaaaaaacttattttcacttgctctGTGATCGATTCCTCTGCACCAGTGAACAATGGAATTCCAAACCACCTACTGAAGGCTGACCTTCACTTTACAGAGCTAAACTGAACGCCGTCCAAACACTGAGAAAAGtgaataacttataaaaagggcataatctcACGAATTAAACGAGAtatttgaaacaaaatttcaaatgtctCGAAACCAtcccattttgaaaaaaaaacattttgacgaaaatgttgtttttttgcatttaagtTTTCGGAATAATCGGACGGATTTTATCATTGGAAGAAGATTCTCGGCCTCCTCGGATTGCGCATAAATGATTCTGTTTATGGATCCATTTCCTTTTGGTCCTTCATACAGTGATAATGTGAATGTCATTTTTTACTGTTcaaaatacggtaatcgaacaatttgttttgacaaaatgatCTGATTGACtaaggaaaatgtttagtcttctatGCCGGGTGGGAACAAATATTTGCAGGGCATGGTGGACAATACGAGTTACTCAGAATTGTGTAAAGTGTCTCAATATTACTCACTGTCTTACCTCTCggataaacatttgaaatcttACCCTCTTGTCTTTTTCCAACATTTTGAAAAGATGCCCCTACATTGAAAGGTAAGCCGTGAGAGATATGATGTGATGTGCGTTGCAGCCACCATCAGTACAATGACCACGTGAGTGGCTGCAGTTGCTTTTAACAGCAAGGTCAAAATTATTCCAGCGAATATCCTACATTTGTGGCTATTTGTAGGGGTCAAAAAAGGTTGGATCCACAAGTAGAAGTTCTTATGCGCACTCTACAGCAGTAATTTTCAACCTGGGGATCGTTGCTGtgcgcatattgaaatttcaagtcttgtattctaagaaattaaaaataacatattgatggGGTCCGCTCCCATGCTAGAATCTCCTTCCAGCAATAAAATTTGAATAACGCAATTTGCAATACTCGTTCAGACACTGGGTAAGCCGTTAGTCTCAAAAGCTAGTCGTTGTAAGTTCGAGCCCCTATCAGGAAAGATTATCAGTGGCAGTGGGGTCGTAGCTCTatccgatcagaaacacatatcaAAAACCTTTCGAAGCTATATCTCGTGTTGTTACTTTAAATTCATCGTATTCTCGTAGGAAGTCTAATCATTCCCGATGCTATTGATACCAGGATGTTCCCACTGACTGAACCAAAGTCAATTTGTATTTGACCGAATGTCAATTCTGACCATACAACTGAAGTGCCTTGATCGATATGATGCTAGTTCGTCGATGTTACTGGAGGTACGAGGTGAATGCGACGAAAGCTAAATCTGCCATTTTCAAAGTAGGCTATACTCAATAGCCAATCAATATTGTACGTTTTGTTAACTGACACAACACGGCTATCGTGTTTCGTTTTGAATACATGGCAATGTCCCCGGAAAGACAGAAATCTAAGGAAGTTCTTTCTCATGTCCATGAATGCAGCTTAAAAGgtaatatattattttttcctCCTAAAATATGTACACTGACACCTACTATCCATCGCTGATTCCAGATGAAGCCCACTATCTGGTGCATCGGATCAAGTCACAAGGGAGCTTCGCATTTCGGTCCCGCACCTGGTTTCTCATCGATCCGGATCACCCTCGTACGAAGCGGTTCTACCGTTCCGGCTACATGTTCCGAACCGAACTGATTCGTCACATTAAAAGTGACTACTGGTACATAATACATCCCTTCAGCCGATTTCGGTTCTATTGGGACATCTGGTTACTGTTGTACTATTGCGCTCTCATGATTCTAACCCCTCTGGTGATCTCGTTTGCCCAATCATTGCGACATTCCAACAAAATTTACTATGTAATGGCCGTCATCAACGTGATCGCTGGTGCTGAGATTTCGATCAATTGCATCACTGGCTACTCCACGGACAAGTATTATCGGAATATCCAACTGAGTCCGTGGGCAATCTTCAAGCACTACTTGAGTGGAATGTTTGTTATAGATTTCCTGTTTGCTTTTCCGAAGTCTACTATTGCAAGAATTTTCaatttacaacaaaaatctGATCCAATCGTTCGAGATGTTATTAACGCAGTATTATTGCTGAAGTTGGTCTCCGTGCGATACATTTGGGCCATTTTGACGAATCTTTTTGAGGTGAGTgaaccttttttttaaattgtttcagAGAACAAACCTTTAAAAATGAAATTCACAGCGTTTCCGTATTGATATGTTGAAATACTATATATTACGATTGATAATGATATCGGGACTATTTCTGCATTGGTGTGTTTGTTTCTACAAACTTGTGGCAACTGTAATGGATGACGTAAGTTAGTTAAGTGGAATGTTAGCTTTTTATTCAattcttcaaataattgcaGCCAGAGGTTGGGTTTGATACATCCTGGGATGAGCACGTGGAATACCTTCGAAATGTCGACAATGACATCATTGATCGTTATGGAAAATGTTGCACTACGATTATGTACTATTTGTTCCCGAGAAGTTTCGGTGAGTTGGGCGTACCAAAAACGTTTTTCGCCAAATTTGTCGCATCAATTTGTATCGCTGTTGGGATTAGTTTCTACTGTTACTTAATTGGTAAGTTTATTTGAAATTGCCGACATCAACTGCAGGTTTTTGTTATGTATATGTTTCAGTTCAAATATACAAGTTGATAACCATTATGAGCTCGACCAAACGCAAATATGCAGAAACGATAAGCCAACTGCAGGCGTATATGAAGATGAAACAGTTTCCCATAGAAATGAAGAATCGATTGTTGTACTATTATGAGAAGAAGTTTGAAAAGTGTTATTTTGCGGAAGACAAGATCATGGAAACGATTTCGGGTAAAGTAGTTAATACATTGGATCCATTGATAATAGTTCGCCAGGGCATGTACGTCCGAGTAACATTTTGAATGTATCCCTTGTCTGCTCGTCAGTCACAGTCCCATTCTGAGAACACCCGTATTATTATAAGTTAGGGTTCTAAGTCATCTTGTCGTCCTAACGAATTTTGCATATATTTACTATTCATGAAACAATATTTATTAAGAACTCGTCTTTCAAATTTGTTTCACAATTTTccgattttttgaaattttgatgctttttatGCATATATTGGATGCACGTAGATTCCTACTTTGACGGGAAGTGGGGTAAATGGGGCAGTGAAAATTAGTCCGAAGAAATAGGTCGAAATTTTGGAATAACCCCTTGTAATCGATGTATTTCAGTACATCAATACAATATTTAGATTTTTGACAGTATTAAAATCGTTTGCAAATTCTTTGCGCAAACCAAATTGAGAGTAGGTTTGTATGAATGAAATTTAGAATAAACTtgattcgtaacccaactttgtaccgggaaacaagtgctttttgttctctccggtgtggtttagttttttcggtagtacgaaggtgcttgctgtggcagaggctgcagtaaagcattgcTAATaaacaggcacgtagccagagggggggctagggggctaaagcccctcccgaaatttttcaaaaataaatttaaaaaaccggcgacttttgacaaaatttgttgctcatttggtttgaacaaattattgagaaaaagttgaaggaggctatttctaaccaccgaaggcaatggtcatgaaatt encodes:
- the LOC131679134 gene encoding potassium/sodium hyperpolarization-activated cyclic nucleotide-gated channel 4-like, with amino-acid sequence MAMSPERQKSKEVLSHVHECSLKDEAHYLVHRIKSQGSFAFRSRTWFLIDPDHPRTKRFYRSGYMFRTELIRHIKSDYWYIIHPFSRFRFYWDIWLLLYYCALMILTPLVISFAQSLRHSNKIYYVMAVINVIAGAEISINCITGYSTDKYYRNIQLSPWAIFKHYLSGMFVIDFLFAFPKSTIARIFNLQQKSDPIVRDVINAVLLLKLVSVRYIWAILTNLFERFRIDMLKYYILRLIMISGLFLHWCVCFYKLVATVMDDPEVGFDTSWDEHVEYLRNVDNDIIDRYGKCCTTIMYYLFPRSFGELGVPKTFFAKFVASICIAVGISFYCYLIVQIYKLITIMSSTKRKYAETISQLQAYMKMKQFPIEMKNRLLYYYEKKFEKCYFAEDKIMETISESLRHQIADHNASRFYEQIPVLREVPIHILLPLVRSMEIEIYLPNDMVIKAGTAASSIYFIQYGSVAVYTQSGKEIGHITDGDHFGEIALFYKSKGLVNIIAIEFTKIFVLRRKVFLDLVPPESEFYQRLEEIAKERMQRVLLEEEQYKSHLLMVNAGNE